A part of Puntigrus tetrazona isolate hp1 chromosome 21, ASM1883169v1, whole genome shotgun sequence genomic DNA contains:
- the sptan1 gene encoding spectrin alpha chain, non-erythrocytic 1 isoform X7, which yields MSKFLKPKLKKMDISGAKVLESAEDIQERRQQVLDRYRRFKELSVVRRQKLEDSYRFQFFRRDADELEKWIQEKLQIASDENYKDPSNLQGKLQKHQAFEAEVQANSRAIIKLDETGNLMISESHFASETIRTRLEELHRLWDLLLQKTKEKGVRLLQAQKLVQYLRECEDALDWISDKEAIATSEELGQDLEHVEVLQKKFEEFQTDLAAHEERVNEVNQAAGKLTQENHPEAELILKKQEEVNAAWQRLKGLAQQRQGKLFGAAEVQRFNRDVDETISWIKEKEQLMASDDFGRDLASVQALLRKHEGLERDLAALEDKVNTLGGEADRLQQTHPQNASQIHLKRDELITNWEQIRTLAAERHARLNDSYRLQRFTADFRDLTSWVTEMKALINADELANDVAGAEALLDRHQEHKGEIDAHEDSFKSTDEAGQALLNIGHYASEEVKEKLGILSEEKVSLLELWELRRQQYEQCMDLQLFYRDTEQVDNWMSKQEAFLLNEDLGDSLDSVEALLKKHEDFEKSLSAQEEKITALDEFATKLIQNNHYAKEDVATRRDALLSRRNALHERAQFRRAALEDSFHLQQFFRDSDELKSWINEKMKTATDEAYKDPSNLQGKVQKHQAFEAELSANQSRIDALQKSGQELIDGKHYASSEVSTRMDEVSSQWKKLLEATELKGIKLREANQQQQFNRNVEDIELWLYEVEGHLASDDFGKDLTSVQNLQKKHALLEADVAAHQDRIDGITIQARQFQEAGHFDADNIRKKQEALVARYEALKEPMAARKQKLSDSLRLQQLFRDVEDEETWIREKEPIASSTNRGKDLIGVQNLLKKHQALQAEISGHEPRIKAVTQKGEAMIDEGHFAGEDVKAKLQELHNRWDGLKGKAAQRRQDLEDSLQAQQYFADANEAESWMREKEPIVGSTDYGKDEDSAEALLKKHEALMSDLSAYGSSIQALKEQAEACRQQVAPTDDETGKELVLALYDYQEKSPREVTMKKGDILTLLNSTNKDWWKVEVNDRQGFVPAAYVKKLDPTQSSSRENLLNEQGSIALRQEQIENQTVVTKEVCSVSVRMKQVEELYGTLQELGEKRKDMLEKSCKKFMLFREANELQQWINEKESALTNEEVGSDLEQVEVLQKKFDDFQKDLKANESRLRDINKVASELESEGLMAEEAPVVQAQDEADSKGASPWKELNNRWRALQQLAEDRSNMLGSAHEVQRFHRDADETKEWIEEKNQALNTDNYGHDLASVQALQRKHEGFERDLAALGDKVNSLGETAERLIQSHPEAVDDIQEKCTELNTAWSSLVGRADQRKEKLGNSHDLQRFLSDFRDLMSWINGIRGLVSSDELAKDVTGAEALLERHQEHRTEIDARAGTFQAFEQFGQQLLARGHYASPEIQQKLEALEQERADLEKAWVQRRMMLDQCLELQLFNRDCEQAENWMAAREAFLASDDKGDSLDSVEALIKKHEDFDKAINVQEEKIAALQSFADQLISADHYAKPEIFNRRNEVLDRWRRLKAQMIEKRSKLGESQTLQQFSRDVDEIEAWISEKLQTATDESYKDPTNIQLSKLLSKHQKHQAFEAELHANADRIRGVIDTGNALIQRGACAGSEDAVKARLNALDEQWQFLVNKSAEKSQKLKEANKQQNFNTGIKDFDFWLSEVEALLASEDYGKDLASVNNLLKKHQLLEADISAHEDRLKDLNGQADSLMASNAFDTSQVKDKRDAVNGRFDKIKSMAAGRRAKLNESHRLHQFFRDLDDEESWIKEKKLLVSSEDYGRDLTGVQNLRKKHKRLEAELGAHEPAIQSVLETGKKLSDDNTIGQEEIQQRLAQFVEHWRELKDLAAARGQRLEESLEYQQFVANVEEEEAWINEKLNLVGSEDYGDTLAAVQGLLKKHEAFETDFTVHRDRVNDVCSNGDELIKKENHNVENIMAKMKALRGKVSELERAAAQRKSKLDENSAFLQFNWKADVVESWIGEKENSLKTDDYGRDLSSVQTLLTKQETFDAGLQAFQQEGITNITALKDQLLAAKHVQSKAIEARHATLMKRWNQLLSNSAARKKKLLEAQEHFRKVEDLFLTFAKKASAFNSWFENAEEDLTDPVRCNSLEEIRALRDAHDAFRSSLSSAEADFNQLAELDRQIKSYHVVSNPYTWFTMEALEETWRNLQKIIKERELELQKEQRRQEENDKLRQEFAQHANAFHQWLQETRTYLLDGIAYRRVIRVYQYEVDDDLSGRSCMVEESGTLESQLEATKRKHQEIRAMRSQLKKIEDLGAAMEEALILDNKYTEHSTVGLAQQWDQLDQLGMRMQHNLEQQIQARNTTGVTEEALKEFSMMFKHFDKEKSGRLNHQEFKSCLRSLGYDLPMVEEGEPDPEFESILDIVDPNRDGNVSLQEYMAFMISRETENVKSSEEIESAFRALSAENKPYVTKEELYQNLTKEQADYCISHMKPYLDSKGREIPSAFDFVEFTRSLFVN from the exons ATGTCCAAGTTTCTTAAACCCAAACTGAAG AAAATGGATATCAGTGGAGCTAAAGTTCTGGAGTCAGCTGAGGACATCCAGGAGCGCCGTCAGCAGGTTCTTGATCGGTATCGTCGCTTCAAGGAGCTGTCTGTTGTGCGCAGACAGAAACTCGAGGACTCTTACCGGTTCCAGTTCTTCCGTCGAGATGCAGATGAGCTTGAGAAATGGATCCAAGAGAAGCTACAGATCGCCTCTGATGAGAACTACAAGGACCCCAGTAACCTACAG GGAAAGCTCCAGAAACATCAGGCCTTTGAGGCAGAGGTGCAGGCTAATTCTAGGGCCATCATTAAACTGGACGAGACTGGCAATCTCATGATATCTGAGAGCCACTTTGCATCTGAAACCATTCGa ACTCGTCTAGAGGAACTTCACCGTCTGTGGGACCTCCTGCTGCAAAAGACTAAAGAGAAGGGAGTGCGTCTCCTGCAGGCCCAGAAATTGGTGCAGTACCTCCGTGAGTGTGAGGATGCCCTGGACTGGATCAGTGACAAG gAAGCCATTGCGACCTCAGAAGAGCTTGGCCAAGACCTGGAGCATGTGGAGGTTTTGCAGAAGAAATTTGAAGAGTTTCAGACAGATCTGGCGGCCCATGAGGAGCGTGTGAATGAGGTGAACCAGGCAGCCGGCAAGCTAACCCAAGAGAACCATCCTGAGGCTGAGCTCATCCTAAAGAAGCAGGAAGAGGTGAACGCTGCTTGGCAAAGGCTGAAGGGATTGGCTCAGCAAAGGCAGGGAAAACTATTTGGAGCTGCTGAGGTGCAGCGTTTCAACCG GGATGTGGATGAGACAATCAGCTGGATTAAGGAGAAGGAGCAGCTGATGGCATCTGATGATTTTGGACGTGACCTTGCCAGCGTTCAAGCCCTGCTCCGGAAACACGAGGGGCTGGAAAGAGATTTGGCAGCCTTGGAGGACAAG GTAAACACTCTTGGCGGTGAGGCAGACCGTCTGCAACAGACACACCCCCAGAATGCCTCTCAGATCCACCTGAAAAGAGATGAACTCATTACCAACTGGGAGCAGATTCGTACACTGGCAGCTGAACGACACGCTCGGCTCAATGACTCCTACAG GTTGCAGCGCTTCACTGCAGATTTCCGTGACCTGACCAGCTGGGTGACGGAGATGAAGGCTCTGATCAATGCAGATGAGCTAGCCAATGATGTGGCTGGAGCTGAGGCCCTGCTTGATCGCCACCAAGAGCATAAG GGCGAGATTGATGCTCATGAGGACAGTTTCAAATCTACTGATGAGGCTGGGCAGGCTCTGCTGAACATTGGACATTACGCTTCTGAGGAAGTCAAGGAAAAG CTGGGCATCCTGTCGGAAGAGAAAGTGTCTCTTCTGGAGCTGTGGGAGCTACGCAGGCAGCAGTATGAGCAGTGCATGGACCTGCAGCTCTTTTACAGGGACACTGAGCAGGTCGACAACTGGATGAGCAAGCAAGAG GCTTTCCTGCTAAATGAAGACTTGGGTGACTCTCTGGATAGTGTTGAAGCTCTTCTGAAAAAACATGAAGACTTTGAGAAATCCCTCAGTGCACAGGAAGAGAAGATCACT GCCCTCGATGAATTTGCCACCAAACTGATCCAGAACAATCACTATGCCAAGGAAGATGTGGCCACTCGCAGAGATGCA CTGCTGAGCAGACGCAACGCTCTTCATGAGCGTGCTCAGTTTCGCCGTGCCGCCCTGGAGGACTCTTTCCATCTGCAGCAGTTCTTCCGGGACTCTGATGAGCTCAAGAGCTGGATCAATGAGAAGATGAAGACTGCCACTGATGAGGCCTACAAG GACCCATCCAACCTGCAGGGGAAGGTGCAGAAGCACCAGGCCTTCGAAGCTGAGCTCTCTGCCAATCAGAGCCGCATTGATGCACTGCAGAAGTCAGGCCAGGAGCTGATTGATGGAAAACACTACGCCTCCAGCGAGGTTTCCACCCGAATGGATGAAGTCAGCTCCCAGTGGAAGAAACTTCTAGAGGCAACTGAGCTTAAAG GGATTAAGTTGCGTGAAGCAAACCAGCAGCAGCAGTTCAATCGTAATGTAGAGGACATCGAGCTATGGTTGTATGAGGTGGAGGGACATCTAGCCTCTGATGACTTTGGCAAAGACCTGACCAGCGTCCAGAATCTTCAGAAGAAACATGCTCTGCTTGAGGCTGATGTGGCTGCTCACCAG GACCGCATTGATGGCATTACTATTCAGGCCAGGCAGTTCCAGGAGGCTGGCCATTTTGACGCTGATAACATCCGCAAAAAACAGGAGGCTTTAGTGGCACGCTACGAGGCTCTAAAAGAGCCCATGGCCGCTCGCAAACAGAAGCTGTCAGATTCCCTGCGCCTTCAGCAACTTTTCAGGGATGTGGAAGATGAGGAGACCTGGATCCGAGAGAAAGAACCTATTGCTTCCTCCACCAACAGGG GAAAAGACCTTATCGGAGTCCAGAACCTTCTGAAGAAACACCAGGCTTTGCAGGCAGAAATCTCTGGCCATGAACCCCGAATCAAGGCTGTTACTCAGAAGGGGGAGGCCATGATTGATGAAG gtcACTTTGCAGGCGAGGATGTGAAAGCTAAGTTGCAAGAGCTTCACAATCGTTGGGATGGCCTGAAGGGAAAAGCGGCCCAGCGTAGACAGGATCTGGAGGATTCTCTTCAGGCTCAGCAGTACTTTGCTGATGCCAATGAGGCTGAGTCTTGGATGAGAGAGAAGGAGCCCATTGTAGGAAGCACCGACTATGGCAAAGACGAAGACTCTGCAGAG GCTCTCCTAAAGAAGCACGAGGCACTGATGTCTGATCTGAGTGCATATGGCAGCAGCATCCAGGCCTTAAAAGAACAAGCTGAGGCCTGCAGA caacAAGTGGCCCCCACTGATGATGAGACCGGCAAAGAGCTGGTTCTTGCGCTATACGACTATCAGGAGAAGAGTCCTCGTGAGGTCACCATGAAGAAGGGTGACATCCTCACTCTGCTCAACAGCACCAATAAG GACTGGTGGAAAGTGGAAGTGAACGACAGGCAGGGCTTTGTTCCCGCAGCGTACGTGAAGAAGTTGGACCCGACTCAGTCTTCCTCTCGTGAGAATCTGCTAAACGAACAAGGCAGCATCGCTCTGCGACAGGAGCAGATTGAGAATCA GACTGTGGTCACCAAGGAGGTTTGCAGCGTATCTGTACGCATGAAGCAGGTGGAGGAACT GTACGGTACACTGCAAGAGTTGGGAGAAAAGAGGAAGGACATGCTGGAGAAGAGCTGCAAAAAGTTCATGCTTTTCCGTGAAGCAAATGAGCTGCAGCAGTGGattaatgagaaagaatcagcGCTTACTAATGAGGAGGTCGGTTCTGATCTGGAGCAAGTGGAAGTGCTCCAGAAGAAGTTTGATGACTTCCAGAAG GATCTGAAAGCAAATGAATCTCGGCTGAGGGATATAAACAAGGTGGCTTCTGAGCTGGAGTCTGAAGGACTGATGGCTGAAGAGGCTCCTGTTGTGCAGGcccag GATGAAGCAGATTCCAAAGGTGCATCTCCATGGAAG gAGCTGAACAACCGCTGGAGGGCCTTGCAGCAGCTGGCTGAAGACCGAAGCAACATGCTGGGCAGTGCTCATGAGGTTCAGAGGTTCCACAG GGATGCAGATGAGACCAAGGAATGGATCGAAGAGAAGAACCAAGCCCTGAACACTGATAACTATGGCCATGACCTCGCCAGCGTGCAGGCTTTGCAGCGCAAGCACGAAGGCTTTGAGAGAGACCTGGCTGCTTTAGGAGAcaag GTGAACTCTCTTGGTGAGACAGCAGAGCGTCTGATTCAGTCTCATCCTGAGGCTGTGGACGACATCCAGGAGAAGTGCACCGAGCTAAACACAGCCTGGAGCAGCCTGGTAGGTCGAGCTGACCAACGCAAAGAAAAACTGGGAAACTCTCACGACCTGCAGCGCTTCCTCAGTGACTTCAg AGATCTCATGTCCTGGATCAATGGAATCAGAGGGCTGGTGTCTTCAGATGAGCTGGCCAAGGACGTCACTGGAGCTGAAGCCTTATTGGAGAGACATCAG GAACACCGCACTGAGATCGACGCCCGTGCTGGCACCTTCCAGGCTTTTGAGCAATTTGGACAGCAGCTGCTTGCGCGTGGCCACTATGCCAGCCCTGAGATTCAACAGAAGCTGGAGGCTCTTGAACAGGAACGTGCTGACCTGGAGAAGGCCTGGGTCCAGCGCAGGATGATGCTGGATCAGTGCCTGGAACTGCAG CTATTCAACCGTGACTGTGAGCAAGCTGAGAACTGGATGGCagctcgtgaggctttcttggCCAGCGATGACAAGGGAGACTCCCTGGACAGCGTCGAGGCTCTCATCAAGAAACATGAAGACTTTGATAAAGCTATCAATGTGCAG GAAGAGAAAATTGCAGCACTGCAGTCTTTCGCTGACCAGCTAATTAGCGCTGACCACTATGCCAAACCTGAGATCTTTAATCGCCGTAATGAAGTCTTAGATAG GTGGCGCCGTCTCAAGGCTCAGATGATTGAGAAACGCTCTAAGCTGGGTGAGTCCCAGACGCTGCAGCAGTTCAGcagagatgtagatgagatcgAAGCATGGATCAGTGAGAAACTCCAAACCGCCACTGACGAGTCTTATAAGGACCCCACCAACATCCAG CTGTCCAAGCTGCTG AGCAAGCACCAGAAGCACCAGGCTTTTGAGGCTGAGTTACACGCTAACGCTGATCGTATCCGCGGGGTGATTGACACAGGCAATGCTCTCATCCAGAGAGGTGCCTGTGCTGGAAGTGAGGATGCCGTCAAG GCTCGTCTTAATGCTCTGGATGAGCAGTGGCAGTTCCTCGTCAACAAATCTGCCGAGAAGAGTCAGAAACTGAAGGAGGCAAACAAGCAGCAGAACTTCAACACTGGTATCAAGGACTTTGACTTCTGGTTGTCTGAG GTTGAGGCTCTTCTTGCCTCTGAGGATTATGGCAAAGATCTGGCCTCAGTCAACAATCTCCTTAAGAAGCATCAGCTTTTAGAAGCTGACATCTCTGCTCATGAG gACCGTCTGAAGGATCTGAATGGCCAGGCAGACAGTCTTATGGCCAGCAATGCCTTCGACACCTCTCAGGTCAAGGACAAGCGTGATGCCGTCAACGGACGCTTTGACAAAATCAAGAGCATGGCTGCTGGGCGTCGTGCCAAGCTGAACGAGTCGCATCGTCTTCACCAGTTCTTCAGGGATCTGGATGATGAGGAATCTTGGATAAA GGAAAAGAAGTTGTTGGTGAGCTCGGAGGACTACGGACGTGATTTGACAGGAGTACAGAATCTGAGGAAGAAACACAAGAGGCTGGAGGCTGAGCTGGGAGCACACGAGCCAGCCATTCAG TCTGTACTGGAGACTGGGAAGAAGCTGTCTGATGACAACACCATTGGACAGGAGGAGATCCAGCAGAGGCTGGCCCAGTTTGTGGAGCACTGGAGGGAACTGAAAGATCTGGCTGCTGCTCG tGGACAGAGGCTTGAGGAGTCGCTGGAGTACCAGCAGTTTGTGGCAAAtgtggaggaagaggaagctTGGATTAATGAAAAACTGAACCTGGTCGGAAGTGAAGATTACGGTGATACTCTAGCAGCTGTGCAG GGGTTGCTGAAGAAACATGAAGCATTTGAAACTGATTTTACCGTGCACAGGGACAGAGTGAACGATGTTTGTTCCAATGGAGATGAACTTATCAAAAAG GAAAACCACAACGTGGAGAACATCATGGCTAAAATGAAGGCCCTGCGTGGGAAGGTGTCAGAGCTGGAGAGAGCTGCAGCTCAGAGGAAATCAAAACTGGATGAGAACTCTGCCTTCCTTCAGTTCAACTGGAAGGCTGATGTGGTGGAGTCCTGGATTG GTGAGAAGGAAAACAGCCTGAAGACTGATGACTATGGTCGCGATCTCTCCTCGGTGCAAACTCTGCTCACTAAACAG GAAACATTTGATGCTGGGCTTCAGGCCTTCCAGCAGGAGGGCATCACCAACATCACAGCCCTGAAAGACCAGCTTCTGGCTGCCAAACACGTGCAGTCCAAGGCCATTGAGGCTCGTCATGCCACTCTGATGAAGCGCTGGAACCAGCTGCTGTCCAACTCAGCCGCCCGCAAGAAGAAGCTTCTAGAGGCCCAGGAGCACTTCAGAAAG GTCGAGGATCTATTCCTCACCTTTGCCAAGAAGGCTTCAGCCTTCAACAGCTGGTTTGAGAACGCTGAAGAAGATCTGACAGACCCTGTAAGGTGCAACTCTCTGGAGGAGATCAGGGCCTTGCGGGATGCCCATGACGCCTTCCGCTCCTCACTCAGCTCTGCAGAGGCTGATTTCAACCAACTGGCTGAACTTGATCGCCAGATCAAGAGTTACCATGTGGTCTCCAATCCATACACTTGGTTCACCATGGAAGCTCTAGAGGAGACCTGGAGGAACCTTCAAAAGATCATCAAG gAGCGAGAGCTGGAGCtacagaaagagcagaggagaCAGGAAGAGAACGATAAACTCAGACAAGAGTTTGCCCAACATGCCAATGCCTTCCACCAATGGCTGCAGGAGACCAG GACATACCTTCTGGACGG CATAGCCTATCGGAGGGTAATCCGTGTCTATCAGTATGAAGTCGATGATGATCTTTCTGGAAG GTCCTGCATGGTGGAAGAATCCGGAACTCTAGAGTCACAACTAGAGGCGACTAAG CGCAAGCACCAGGAGATTCGTGCCATGCGCAGTCAGTTGAAGAAGATCGAGGATCTGGGAGCAGCCATGGAGGAGGCGCTGATCCTGGACAACAAATATACAGAGCACAGCACTGTGGGTCTGGCCCAACAGTGGGACCAACTCGACCAACTGGGCATGAGAATGCAACACAACCTGGAACAACAGATTCAAGCCAG AAACACTACTGGAGTAACAGAAGAGGCCCTGAAGGAGTTCAGCATGATGTTCAA GCATTTCGACAAAGAAAAATCTGGACGTCTCAACCACCAGGAGTTCAAGTCCTGCCTGCGGTCTCTGGGTTACGACCTGCCCATGGTTGAAGAAGGAGAACCAGACCCAGAGTTTGAGTCTATTCTGGACATAGTGGATCCAAACAG agATGGAAACGTGTCCTTACAGGAGTACATGGCTTTCATGATCAGCCGAGAAACAGAGAACGTGAAGTCGAGTGAGGAGATCGAGAGCGCTTTCCGTGCCCTCAGCGCAGAGAACAAACCTTACGTCACCAAGGAAGAACTCTACCAG AACCTGACGAAGGAACAGGCGGACTACTGCATTTCCCATATGAAGCCCTACTTGGACAGCAAGGGCCGTGAGATCCCATCAGCTTTCGACTTTGTGGAATTCACCCGCTCGCTTTTCGTCAACTGA